The Opitutaceae bacterium genome has a window encoding:
- a CDS encoding ThuA domain-containing protein, whose protein sequence is MKKALFLNGGWDGHQPAAIYELFERELRKRGVHASAAGSLDLLDDRDALSNFDLIIPNWTVGTITNKQEENLAAVIAAGTGLAGIHGGMGDAFRNSTGFQFMVGGQFVAHPDNEKPYRVSIANVDDPIVAGLKDFDVHTEQYFMHVDPSNRVLATTVAESVSAPWINGTVMPVAWTRRYGAGRVFYCSLGHKPQLFEHATTLEMTLRGFLWAARGEAV, encoded by the coding sequence ATGAAAAAGGCTCTGTTCTTAAATGGAGGATGGGATGGTCATCAACCCGCGGCGATCTACGAACTTTTCGAGCGCGAATTGCGGAAACGGGGTGTTCACGCGAGTGCCGCAGGCTCGCTCGATTTGCTCGATGACCGCGATGCCCTGTCAAACTTTGACTTGATCATCCCGAATTGGACGGTGGGTACGATCACAAACAAACAGGAGGAAAACCTCGCAGCGGTCATCGCGGCCGGCACCGGGCTCGCGGGCATACACGGGGGGATGGGTGATGCCTTCCGGAACTCCACCGGCTTCCAGTTCATGGTCGGAGGACAGTTCGTAGCGCATCCAGACAACGAGAAGCCCTACCGAGTCTCGATTGCAAATGTTGACGATCCAATTGTCGCCGGTCTCAAGGACTTCGATGTCCACACGGAACAATACTTCATGCATGTGGACCCTTCCAATCGCGTGCTCGCCACGACGGTTGCGGAATCGGTCTCGGCGCCCTGGATAAATGGAACCGTCATGCCCGTTGCATGGACTCGTCGTTATGGGGCGGGCCGGGTCTTTTACTGTTCACTTGGCCACAAGCCACAGCTCTTCGAACATGCCACCACGCTGGAGATGACACTACGCGGGTTCCTCTGGGCCGCTCGAGGGGAGGCCGTGTAG